A region of the Chryseobacterium cucumeris genome:
AAGAAAAATCTGAAACCGGATGTTTTTCAGGAAATGATCAAAAAACAGGTCAAAGTAAAAGATCAAAAATATTTTGGACTGGGGTTTGAGATATACGACCTTGGAAACGGTGATTATGCCTTATCCCACGGCGGAGCTGATCAGGGAACACAATGTATTGCCATCATCATACCCGGCTCAGGGAAGGGAATTATAATTTTTACCAATATTGATGACGGTTATAAAGTATATGAGAAGTTGGTTCTTCATTATCTGGGTAATGAAGGAAAGCAAATTGTAGATATAGAAACCAGATAACAGATTGTTTTTTAAGGGTTAAATAATGATGTGATAAATCTTTGTATCTTCGGGGTATCAATCTGAAAACAAGAAAGATAATCAAAATATATGTTTTCAGGATGAAATAGTATGGACAGAAAAAAAACGAAAGCTATGTGGCAATATTATATCATCCTTGCAGCAGGAATCATTCTGTTTGCAGCAGCATTAATGAGCTTTAAAAATACTCTTTCATTCTTAAAAAAAGCAGAAAAGGCAACGGCAACCGTTACCTCATTAAGGGAATATGAATCAGAGGGAACCGTATTCAGTCCGGTCTTTACCTTCCGGTCCCAAAATAATATGGAACATACTTTTGAACTGGCGGAAGGAACCAATCCCTCGGCCTGGGCCATTGGAGAAACAGAGACTGTGATCTACGATCCTGAGGATCCTTCCTCAGTAAGTTTATATACCTATTTCAGAATTTTTGCCTGGCCTTTAATCCTGATTTCAATAGCACTGCCACTACTGGTGGTGGGAAGCGGGTATTTTATTGCAGAACGGTTTTTAAAATAATCTTCATTATCAATTTCTTGAGCTGTTTTCAAGGAAACTCTTTATAAGTTTTGTTGTACTGAAGCAAAGGCCCTTACCGGAAAAGTTCCGGCTCCTTTGAATTTTGGAGGGGCAGCCGTAAAGGTAAAACCTTCATCAGGAAGCTGTTCCAAACGACAAAGATGCTCCGCAATTACTATTTCATCGCCCAGAAGAATGGTGTGTACGGGACGGTTTTTGCCTTTTGTGTTATCAATATTATGAGAGTCAATCCCTACAAGTTTTACCTGGCAGTCTTTAAGATATTCTGCCGCGCTTTGCGTAAGGTAAGGATGATTTTCATAATACGTCTCCGTATTCCAGTGGCTATCCCATCCCGTATGGATAAGTACCGCTTTATTTCTGATTTCCCGGTTTCTGAGATATTGATCTGTAATCTCCAATGTTTCCGTATAAGGAATCCGGATTACTACCGCCTCTAATTCAGCCAGTTTTTCCAGTTCCATTTCAGCGGTGTCTTTTCCGTTTTCAAACCTGTGGAAAGGACAGTCGATATAAGTTCCTGTATTCGTAACCATTTCAATCTTACCAATTTGAAACGAAGTTCCTTCCTCATACAATTTCTGAGATTCCGTTCTGCTGAGATAATCACAGATGTGAGGAGCGGGAAGCCCTTTATAAGTAATAAGTCCTTCTTCAATCGTGTGGCTCAGATCGATCAGCCGTTCCACAGGAGGTTTTTGTTGTACAGTCTTTCTTTTATGGGGTTCGTTAATGACCTGCTTATTCAGGATATTGACTTTACCAGCCATAAGAAGCCGGAGATCATCAATAATATAATCAATCAGTTCCTGGTCTGTAATATGATCTCCTGCAATGTCAAGTCTGAATTCTTCCCCTTTAAGGCTTCCCCCATTGGTAAAATACACTTCAAAATCAAATTGTACCCTTTTGTCCATTATTAAAATATTTAGACAAAAGTGAAGAAAATCAGATTCTGTTTACTTGACTTAAATCAATTTGCTTTATTTTTTTACTTCGGATCCTGCTTAAGGTTTCAGGACTCATCCCCAGATAAGAAGCAATATGGAAAAGAGGAATTCTGGTTTCAGAATGCGGAAACTGTTCAAGAAAATAAAGATACCGTTCATAAGAATCCTGAAGCAGGAAAGAGCTTTCACGGCGGCATTTTTTAATAAACTCTTTCGTAAGGATTTGATTCATGAACTGATGCCATTTCGGATCTTTTAAAAGCTTGTCTGTCAGTTTTTTGGGAAGAATAATAATTTCTGAAGCTTCCAGACATTGAAAATTAAGAGATGTTTTTTCGCCGGTCAGATAGCTTGTCAGTGCTGTAAAAAAATCGTGTTCAAAGAAAAATTCAGTGTTGATCTCTCTATGGTTTTTTATATAAAAACTTCTGATAACTCCTTTTTGAAGAAAAAAAAGGCTGTCTGCCGTTGAGTTTTCCCGTATGACATAACTGTTGCTTTCCAGATGCCATACTTTTGCTTCGGCAAGGATCATTTCTTTCTCCTCATCGGTAAGATCAAACAAAGGATATAGTGCTGTTTCGAAGAAAGGAGTAAGATTATGCATCGTTTTGAAGGTTTAAACAGTGAACAGAAACTGCAGCTGCAAAAATGCAGCCCTTAGTTCTATTTTACTTTTTCAAGAAGATATAACTTACCACCGGAAAATCCCTGTTTAGGCATAAGATTGCCTTCCAGAACCATTGTTTTATTGGTTACATCGATAACGGAAATATAGCTATTGGAATTGTATTCGATATAATTCTCCTTTTCCTTCGTTGAAGGATTTTTTCCGAATTCCATTGAATATTTTACCCAATCTTCATCCTGTGTGCTGCAATGTACGGGCTTGAATTTAGACTTTTTAGCCTTGAAAACAATCTGATCAAAACCTTCCGTACATTCTGAAGTAAATGATCCGTCAGGATTCTGATCTTTTGAAAAATCTTCAAAAGAACCACGGTAAACGCCCACTACTTTCCAGGTACCATCCAGACGGTCTTCATCAATTTTCCCCTTTGCTTTGCTCACTGCCCAGCTGATTCCGTTAACGGTTCCCTTTACCGCTTTGTAACTTAAATTTACCGCTCCGGAAACCACTTTAGTAGCTGTTCTTACCACACATGAATGGAGAACGAATACAGCCGAAGCCAGCAATAGGAATTTCTTCATTTTGTCAATTTTTTCAGATACGAAGATAGTGCTTTTAGAAAAAAATTATAGTGATGAATAATGTTTTTGTCTATTAACATCATAATATATAGCGCTATTGTTTTTTCTCCTGTCCGGTTTACCGCCCGAAAATCAGTATTCAACGTTTAATATGACCTGTTCAAAGTATTTGTTCTTATTCCGATCTCTGCTTTGCCATAATTTTACCATCACAAAACATCACTATTATGAATACTACATTGAACTTCAGAAAAAAAATACAATCCGTTTTGTCCCTGATTATTTTTATGGGAACAGGATTATTGTCTTTACACGCACAGACATATACCACGGGTGAAAAAGACCTGGAAAACACAGCGGTCAGATCTGCGTTTCAAAATACAAAGCAAATCAAAGCCGGGTTGTTGAACGTTGGATATGCAGAAGTAGGTCCGGCCAAAGGAAAACCGGTTATCCTTCTTCATGGATGGCCCTATGATATCCATAGTTTTGAAGAGTCCTCCGCTATACTTGCTGAAAAAGGTTACCGTGTTCTGGTCCCTTATTTAAGAGGGTATGGTACAACGACCTTTGTTTCTCCCAATACAAAACGAAACGGTCAGCAGAGTGCTGTTGCATTGGATATCATCGCTTTTATGGATGCCCTGAAAATAGATAAGGCCATCATTGGTGGTTTCGACTGGGGTGCAAGAACCGCAGATATCATGGCAGCACTGTGGCCTGAACGATGCACCGGACTGGTAGCGGTAAGCGGCTATTTGATTGGAAGTCCAAAGGCAAACGAAAAACCTTTGCCTCCGAATGCCGAGCTGTTATGGTGGTATCAGTATTACTTTTCAACGGAAAGAGGGTATAAAGGTTACAAAGCAAATACTACATCATTTAACAAATTGATATGGAAAACGGCTTCCCCAAAATGGACTTTTGATGACCAGACCTATGAACGTTCTGCCAAAGCATTCGATAATCCTGATCATGTGGATATTGTAATTCACAATTACCGCTGGCGTCTGGGATTGGCTAAAGGAGAAAAACAATACGATGCGCTTGAAGCTAAACTGGCAAAATCTCCATCGATTACAGTTCCAACCGTTACTTTGGAAGGCGATGCCAACGGAGCTGCATTTCCTGCACCGGAAAGTTATGCTTCAAAATATACAGGTCAATATGCACATCATACTTTAACGGGTGGAATTGGACACAATTTACCACAGGAAGCTCCAAAAGCATTTGCAGATGCAATCATAGAGGTGGATTCTATGTCGCAAATCAGATAAAAATCTGAAAGAATTACAACAAAACCACTGCTCAACAACAGTGGTTTTTATTTATTTTATCCTAAACTAGTTTTTAGATTCTTCTTCAAGCTTCAGCTTATTTACCAAAGGATTGGCATACATGGCCAGGAAATACTCTCTGGAAACAGGATCTGAAGGATCTATGCGCATTTCAAGTCTGCGGACAAACAACTGTTTTTCCTGCTCCGTATATTCGGAAGCGTAAGTATTGGTGTTGTGAAGCAGATCATAGGCAATGTACTTGGTTGGCCAAAGTTTATAATTACTGATGATAGAACGGTCAATCACCTGTGCAATGGCCTGCAGCTGTTTGTTTTTGTTGTCAATGGTCGCTGCAATTTCATCCAGTTCTTTATCCAGAACATCACCGGCATGAAGGTGAATGCGTTTCTTTTGACCCAGAATTCCGCTGATAATGTTGGTGAAATCTTCATTTTTCCCTTTAATGTATTCCTCATCCCTGTGCTGTGCAAGCAGCTGAGGCATTTTTAAGGAATCTGTAGGATCATACTCATAGGAGATAGAGATAGGAACAATCTTTAAGGATTTAAAATAATCTGTCAATGATTGGTCTCCGGCTGCCATGGCAAGCATTTTCAAAACACCTTGCTGGGTAGAATCGTTGCCGTCTTTGGTACGGCCTTCACGCTGGGCAATCCATACAGAACGGTTTTCCTGAAGCAGAAGCTCTTTAATATATTCAGACATGGTCTGTGAGCTTGTCAGCTGTTCACGAAGGGGCAGACCTCTTTGTACCAAAAAATTCCGGTTCAGTTTTGCCAGCACGTTTAAGAACTTTTTACGGACAAGATTATCACCAATGGCAGAAGCAGTCATTACATAACCTCCTTCCAGCAATACCAGATTAAGCAGTGAAGTATCCAGAACGATATCCCTGTGGTTCGAGATGAATAGGTAAGCAGTGTTTTTATCCAGCTTATCAAATCCAGAAGTCGTTAAACCGTCAGAACTTTTTGCAAGGATCTGGCGAACGGCAAAGGCCACAAACTGATGCTGAAAATCACTGATGGAATGAACATTCTTAAACTGTTCCAGCCAAACCTGCTCATCTGTATCAGGAAAAGTAAAATTCATAAAGGCTTTCATCATGGGATCACGGGCAATGCTCTGTAATCTCTCATTCACTTCCTGATCATAGAAATACCGGATTTCATCAAACTTAGACATGCGGTTAGGTAAAAATTAAAACTTTTTGCAAAAGAACGAAAATTTATCGGGGGAGAGGGTATAAAGGGTGTTAAAGTATTATGAAGGGCGTAGGAGTTGGTTGAAACAGCTGTACAATAAGTATCATGACGCGCTCCTTCATCCGTTCACTATGCACACATAAACAAACACACACAAATAAACGTTGCGGATAGACTAAGTGAATAGTCTGTAGTATGTTGAAGCAAGTAACTATTCACGTACACACCAATAAACGTTGTGGATAAGCTAAGCGAGCAGTTTGTATTATGTCTGAAGCAAGTAACTATGCACAAACAAACGTAAATACAAATAAGCGCCCACTTTGTCATTCCGACAATAATTAGCTGTGCACGCACACAGAAACATCCACCTAGTCATTCCGCAGGAATCTAAACTTTTATAATAATCGAAATTTACCTTAATAAGTTTTGTGTGAAGCGAGAAAATTTTCTTTTACAAATGATACAATATTCTCTTTCCATTGCTTTATATCTTGATGAGTCGAAATGAAAGCAACTCCGCAAGTCAGTGTATCGGTGGCATCATCATGTTCTATAGCCGAATAATCCCCTTTAATCAGTTTACTTTCTTTTCCCGGATATATCAGAGCTGTTTTTGTTGCTTTAAAATATCGGTGATAAGCATACATCTGCCTTAGATCTTCGGTTGACGGAAAATAATTTCCGTTTAAGTTTTTCCATTTTGTATCCAGAACAATTCTGTTTCCATTAGCTTCCAGAACAATATCAGGTTTCATTCTGCTGGCTCCGTTTTCTGATCTCCAGAATTCTTTGGATTGCTGGGCTCTTACTTTGATATCAATATGCTGTATATTTTTCTTTAAAACAACATATATAAACTGTTCCCAAAGACGGTTCATATCAAACATTAAGGCAAGTACATTATTTTTCCCTCTTGAAACATCAGGATGATAGTTCAGCAATAGCAGCTTTGCGATCTGCAGAGCTTTTTCATAATGTTGATTTTTCCGGTCAAAGTTGATTTTCTCAAATGTTGAATCTGTGACTTTGACATCACTCATTTCGGGGAAATTCAACAGTAGCATACCAATTCTGCTGCTCAGATCCGGCTTGCTGTTAGTCTGTTCAATAAGCTTCAGAGCTTTGTAGAGAATGCGGTGTATTTCATGATTGACATCATAATGAGAGTACTTTACATAAAATCTTTCGTGGTGAACCAGATTCTGAGATATATGTTTTGAAAACTGCAGAGCCCCCTTTAAAGCATGCAGATTTCCCTCTTTCCTGTTGTATCTTTTGATGAGTCCACGGTGAAGCAGATATTCTAATTCTTTTACATACAGTTCATAATAAAGATCCAGAATAGAGTTTTTTTTCAGCTTTAACGAAGCACTGCTGGAGACCTTTACTTCAAATCCCCATACCGTTCTTATCATGTCGTGCAATAGCTGTCTCCATTCATCTTTGCCGTTATGATCTGCTTTCGGAAGAATTTCAATGGTTGTTTGGGCAATCTTTATGACTCCTACATGTTGATTAAACTTTACACCGTTTTTTATAAGGCTAAAAAAAGGAGTTCCATCTCCATAATAATTCTCTAAAGCCTGGTCCAGTTTTAGTTTTTTATGTTCATCAGTAAAGTAGAGCTTTTCATGCTCAAAAACAACAATGGATTCTATTGGTTTCATTAAACAGACTGATTCATTAACAATAGAAGAGCTTTAGAGAAATCCATGTCGGTATCTCCAATTTTATAATGATGATCTGGTTTTCTGTAATCTATGATTTCATACGATTCTCTTTCTGAATACTCACTTTCATAGTCATCAAATGCTGCAAAAACAGATGATTCGGTAACTTTCTTTTTCACAAATCCTTTGCCCAGTACTAATCCTATTTTGCCGTAATCACCAAAGAAATACTCCTGTAGTAGAGGAATGATATTTTTATAAAAAGAATCTCTGATGGTTGTATTGTCTTTTCCTATAAAATAAGCATGTCCAATGGCGTGATCTTTATCAATCAGTTTTTCTATACGGTTGTTTATGATGGTCAATAATTTTTCAAAATCTATTCTTTCAAAATCAAACCTTTGAAAATATCCGGATTCTCTGACGATATTATTTTTTTTATCTTCTTTCATCTGTTCCCAGATACCTTCTTTTTCTTTTTTGAAGTCTTCAGAAACACCTAAAACAGAAAATAATTTATTCTCTTCAGTCAGATATTCTTTGTCGGTCCATTCATAGCTTTTATACTCCCATAATAGATTTTCTATCATTGCTGACGGGTTCAGAAGCTCAGGTTTAGGAGACATTTCTTCAAATGAAAATCGTCTTCTCAACGCTGTGTCCAAAGCTTCCACACTTCTGTCTGCTGTATTCATAGTTCCGATAATATACAGGTTGGAAGGAACTCCGAATTTATCTTTACTATATGGAAGGGTGATCTCCAGTACTTCATTATTGCCGATACGTTTATCCTCTTCAATAAGTGTAATGAGTTCTCCAAAGATTTGAGACACATTTCCACGGTTGATTTCATCAATGATCAATACATGAGGAAGGGGAGGAAGAGTTTCTTCTTTTACTTCGGTAATAGATTTTTCTTTTATTTTATTATTGATATAATTTAAAACAGACCAATACGCTGTAGAATTGGAACCTCCGATCACTTCTCTGAATTCCGTATTCACATTTTTAATTACGGACAGATCAGGAAATGCCTGCTGCAATTTCTCAGCTCTGGAATAAGATATCGTATAAATTTTTGAATCTTCAGAATAAATAGGCTTAAGATTTAGATTTCCTTTATCAGAAATATCCACTATTTTCAATCCCAGATTCGGAGTTTGTATAGTTAGTACAAGCGGATTTCCATCTTCCAGATGTCTGTTTGCATCCTGAACAAGATCACTCCAGGCATCATCAAAGGTATATGGTGTTACTGAATTTTCACTTTTTAATCTTGGTTTTCTGGCTTTATCAGCAATTCTTTTGAAAATTCCACTTTCGACCTCATAGATTACTTTTTTATTTCCGTTCTCATCTTCATCAATTTTAGGTTTAATGCCTTCAATAAAATCTTCGTAGCTCATGCTCTGATGGAAGGTGGTAAACACAATTCTTCCTTCATCTACCAGCTTTTTATATTCGTCCTTGATTTGCTTTCGGGTATGATCAGACAGAACAAAATCAGGGTTAGCGATCTGAATGGCTTTGTTGATGGTATTGTAGGTCTTACCAGTGCCAGGAGGACCATATAAAATCTGATTAAGCGGATGATTGATTACAGTATTCATTGTAAGTTCTGAATTCATATTTTTTATAACATCAATTAGTTTTTCTGAGGTAGCATCATAAAGCTCATCTAAGCATTCTACTACCTTTTCTACAAGGTCTTCATCGGAGAGTGTAAATTTCTTAATATGAGAAACCGAGTTTCCGAAGTGCCACTTTTTCCACTCCAGAGTATCAGTAGGAAGTTCACCCAACAGAGCTCTCAATTTTTCGGCGTTCTGATGACCGTCTTCAAAATGTAGGTCAACGGAAATACTTCCCTTTTTTATGATCACTTCATAATGAGCTCTTTTATGATTAAAATATTGTTCTTTATCAAAGATCCATATATTATTTCCATTAAGATTTCCAAAATCATACTCGAGTTGGTTTTTCTCAGTATATTCTTTTAGATTGGTAATAAAGGTTTTAAAATCCATTTGCTTTTTATCCCATTCTTTTTTCTGGTCATAGATATGGGCGGCTATTAATAATGTCTGATTTTCTGGATTTTTGGTTTTGTCAATATCCGAGAATTTTTCTTTCAATTCAGAAACAAAAGTGTCCGGGTTATAGGAATGATTCAGATAATGGTTAGAGATAAGTTCTCTATGGCTTAATGCTATAGAATTGATATTGTTTTCTGGCATCGCCAGCATATCTAAGGCATTTTTCACAGTGATATTTACATCATCTTTGTGATACTTGTAATTAAAAGTATTGATGACCCATGGTTTCATTCTTACTCCTGCTTTAGCCAATACTCTTTTATCATCATACTGATTATAAAAAGCTTTGCCACGAGCGTGAATATCACAATAGGAAATAATACTAAAGAGAATTTCCTTTATCGAAAAGAATTGATGTCCCTCTTTAATTTCAGCAAAGGTAGTATAGTCCTCTAAAAGATTTTGCAGTTTTATCTGTCCTTCATCGGATAAATAAAGATCCATCCATTTTTTTAATGCATCTTTTCCTT
Encoded here:
- a CDS encoding alpha/beta fold hydrolase yields the protein MNTTLNFRKKIQSVLSLIIFMGTGLLSLHAQTYTTGEKDLENTAVRSAFQNTKQIKAGLLNVGYAEVGPAKGKPVILLHGWPYDIHSFEESSAILAEKGYRVLVPYLRGYGTTTFVSPNTKRNGQQSAVALDIIAFMDALKIDKAIIGGFDWGARTADIMAALWPERCTGLVAVSGYLIGSPKANEKPLPPNAELLWWYQYYFSTERGYKGYKANTTSFNKLIWKTASPKWTFDDQTYERSAKAFDNPDHVDIVIHNYRWRLGLAKGEKQYDALEAKLAKSPSITVPTVTLEGDANGAAFPAPESYASKYTGQYAHHTLTGGIGHNLPQEAPKAFADAIIEVDSMSQIR
- a CDS encoding cyclase family protein translates to MDKRVQFDFEVYFTNGGSLKGEEFRLDIAGDHITDQELIDYIIDDLRLLMAGKVNILNKQVINEPHKRKTVQQKPPVERLIDLSHTIEEGLITYKGLPAPHICDYLSRTESQKLYEEGTSFQIGKIEMVTNTGTYIDCPFHRFENGKDTAEMELEKLAELEAVVIRIPYTETLEITDQYLRNREIRNKAVLIHTGWDSHWNTETYYENHPYLTQSAAEYLKDCQVKLVGIDSHNIDNTKGKNRPVHTILLGDEIVIAEHLCRLEQLPDEGFTFTAAPPKFKGAGTFPVRAFASVQQNL
- a CDS encoding DUF3592 domain-containing protein, producing MDRKKTKAMWQYYIILAAGIILFAAALMSFKNTLSFLKKAEKATATVTSLREYESEGTVFSPVFTFRSQNNMEHTFELAEGTNPSAWAIGETETVIYDPEDPSSVSLYTYFRIFAWPLILISIALPLLVVGSGYFIAERFLK
- a CDS encoding Crp/Fnr family transcriptional regulator codes for the protein MHNLTPFFETALYPLFDLTDEEKEMILAEAKVWHLESNSYVIRENSTADSLFFLQKGVIRSFYIKNHREINTEFFFEHDFFTALTSYLTGEKTSLNFQCLEASEIIILPKKLTDKLLKDPKWHQFMNQILTKEFIKKCRRESSFLLQDSYERYLYFLEQFPHSETRIPLFHIASYLGMSPETLSRIRSKKIKQIDLSQVNRI
- a CDS encoding McrC family protein, giving the protein MKPIESIVVFEHEKLYFTDEHKKLKLDQALENYYGDGTPFFSLIKNGVKFNQHVGVIKIAQTTIEILPKADHNGKDEWRQLLHDMIRTVWGFEVKVSSSASLKLKKNSILDLYYELYVKELEYLLHRGLIKRYNRKEGNLHALKGALQFSKHISQNLVHHERFYVKYSHYDVNHEIHRILYKALKLIEQTNSKPDLSSRIGMLLLNFPEMSDVKVTDSTFEKINFDRKNQHYEKALQIAKLLLLNYHPDVSRGKNNVLALMFDMNRLWEQFIYVVLKKNIQHIDIKVRAQQSKEFWRSENGASRMKPDIVLEANGNRIVLDTKWKNLNGNYFPSTEDLRQMYAYHRYFKATKTALIYPGKESKLIKGDYSAIEHDDATDTLTCGVAFISTHQDIKQWKENIVSFVKENFLASHKTY
- a CDS encoding McrB family protein; amino-acid sequence: MSVIETATSYFERLIQSDEFYFQKGKDALKKWMDLYLSDEGQIKLQNLLEDYTTFAEIKEGHQFFSIKEILFSIISYCDIHARGKAFYNQYDDKRVLAKAGVRMKPWVINTFNYKYHKDDVNITVKNALDMLAMPENNINSIALSHRELISNHYLNHSYNPDTFVSELKEKFSDIDKTKNPENQTLLIAAHIYDQKKEWDKKQMDFKTFITNLKEYTEKNQLEYDFGNLNGNNIWIFDKEQYFNHKRAHYEVIIKKGSISVDLHFEDGHQNAEKLRALLGELPTDTLEWKKWHFGNSVSHIKKFTLSDEDLVEKVVECLDELYDATSEKLIDVIKNMNSELTMNTVINHPLNQILYGPPGTGKTYNTINKAIQIANPDFVLSDHTRKQIKDEYKKLVDEGRIVFTTFHQSMSYEDFIEGIKPKIDEDENGNKKVIYEVESGIFKRIADKARKPRLKSENSVTPYTFDDAWSDLVQDANRHLEDGNPLVLTIQTPNLGLKIVDISDKGNLNLKPIYSEDSKIYTISYSRAEKLQQAFPDLSVIKNVNTEFREVIGGSNSTAYWSVLNYINNKIKEKSITEVKEETLPPLPHVLIIDEINRGNVSQIFGELITLIEEDKRIGNNEVLEITLPYSKDKFGVPSNLYIIGTMNTADRSVEALDTALRRRFSFEEMSPKPELLNPSAMIENLLWEYKSYEWTDKEYLTEENKLFSVLGVSEDFKKEKEGIWEQMKEDKKNNIVRESGYFQRFDFERIDFEKLLTIINNRIEKLIDKDHAIGHAYFIGKDNTTIRDSFYKNIIPLLQEYFFGDYGKIGLVLGKGFVKKKVTESSVFAAFDDYESEYSERESYEIIDYRKPDHHYKIGDTDMDFSKALLLLMNQSV
- a CDS encoding 1-acyl-sn-glycerol-3-phosphate acyltransferase, with the translated sequence MSKFDEIRYFYDQEVNERLQSIARDPMMKAFMNFTFPDTDEQVWLEQFKNVHSISDFQHQFVAFAVRQILAKSSDGLTTSGFDKLDKNTAYLFISNHRDIVLDTSLLNLVLLEGGYVMTASAIGDNLVRKKFLNVLAKLNRNFLVQRGLPLREQLTSSQTMSEYIKELLLQENRSVWIAQREGRTKDGNDSTQQGVLKMLAMAAGDQSLTDYFKSLKIVPISISYEYDPTDSLKMPQLLAQHRDEEYIKGKNEDFTNIISGILGQKKRIHLHAGDVLDKELDEIAATIDNKNKQLQAIAQVIDRSIISNYKLWPTKYIAYDLLHNTNTYASEYTEQEKQLFVRRLEMRIDPSDPVSREYFLAMYANPLVNKLKLEEESKN